Proteins encoded by one window of Vigna radiata var. radiata cultivar VC1973A chromosome 5, Vradiata_ver6, whole genome shotgun sequence:
- the LOC106761583 gene encoding bZIP transcription factor 27-like → MASASACNCCRRKHVSNSPSPPPTPTSSLPQILLPPSSSSYSSTRIITLHQFLPLHSSSLSETEQILKSKACTSHSAHSDERFKRLIKSRDCAARSRAKQQAYQNQLETKLALLIQENSTLRSQIEEMKIRLKCGGAPKKHSLYRTSTSPF, encoded by the exons ATGGCGTCGGCGTCAGCGTGTAACTGTTGCAGAAGGAAGCATGTCTCAAATTCACCATCGCCACCTCCAACTCCAACTTCATCTCTTCCACAaattcttcttcctccttcttcttcttcttattcttctaCTCGCATCATCACCCTTCACCAGTTTTTGCCCCTTCATTCATCATCGCTTTCCGAAACTGAACAGATCTTGAAATCCAAAGCATGCACTTCTCACTCTGCACACTCCGATGAACGGTTTAAGCGCCTCATCAAGAGCCGAGACTGTGCTGCTCGATCAAGAGCCAAACAACAG GCTTATCAAAACCAGTTGGAAACTAAACTTGCCCTTTTAATACAAGAAAATTCCACACTCAGAAGCCAGATAGAAGAG ATGAAAATTCGATTGAAATGTGGTGGTGCACCGAAAAAGCACAGTCTCTACAGAACCTCAACTTCTCCATTTTGA